Part of the Tepiditoga spiralis genome, TGGAATTTACATAGTTTCCAGTATTTATTTGTTTTATTATCTTATTATCCTTTAAACTAAATAAATAAATCCCACTATATCCACCACTTATTACAGCAGTTTCTTTACCAACATATTCATAATTTGTTGTTTTTTTTATACTTTCACTATTCTTTACATTTGTTTTTAAAATAATTTCATCTGTTTTTATAGTATTAAAAGCTGTATATATAATCAAAAAAGATATCAAATAAAATACTACTATTTCTAAAAAGTTTTTTTTCATTTTATAACTCCTTTCTTTAAAAAATGAACGGGATAACTCCCGTTCATTATTAAGTTTGTATATCAAATTTTGATTTGTTTGTATTTGCACTCATTTCTTTAAGTGTATTAACAGATTTTTTCATTGCTTCCTTCCAAGTATCCAATAAATCTTTTATAAGACCTTGTACTTCTTCAATTATTTCAATATCTTTTTTTACATTTGCTTCTAAAAGTCTTCTATACATATAATTATATAAAGATCTTAAATTTTTTGATACTTCTCCACCAACTTCCATATCCAATGAAACATTTAATTCATTTATTATATCTTCAACTCTTATTATTTGTTTATTTGCTTCAGTAAAATTTTTTTCTTTTATCATTGTTTTAGATTTTTCAAGTCTTTCAACAGCATTTGAATAAAGCATTTCAACGAGCTTAGCAGGAGTAGCAGTTCTTACTGTATTTTCAAAATAAGTATTGTTGTTTTGATTATACATTTAAATCACCTCTTAATTAAAACTTTCATTAAGTAATCTTTTTCCTTCTTCAAATATTTCTTCAAATAATTTTAATATTTCTTCAAAATCAAAATCAACAATATCCGAAAGTTCCAAAGTGTCTTTTTCTTCTTGTGCTTTAAACATTGATTCTATTACCTTTTTTATTTTTTCAATATCTTCATCTGAGTATATCTTTTTATTTGAAAATATTTCTATTTGTTCAATTATTTTAAGGAGTGACTGAAATCCTTCTGATAAAGCTGAAAGCATTTTTTGACCTTCTTGTGTATTTAAAAGCAACTCTTTTGAAAAAGATTCTGAATTTTCCTTTACTTTATTCAAATAAACTAAAGCTTCATCACACAATGTCATTAAAACATCTTTTTTTGGTTTAAATTCTAATACTATATTTTCTCCACCTTCAAAATGAGCATTTTGAAGCTCTGATATATACGAAATTGGAATTTCTTTATCATTTATCTTTAAATAAGTTAGAATTCCTTCTGTTTCATTTGTATATTCTGTAATCATATCATTAAAAGATTGAAATTTTTCGGGCTCTACACTCAGTGTTTCATTTTTTATTCCTCTTAATTCTACATTTATATTCAATGCACTGCAACCTCCCTTTTTAGTCTTTAATATATCGACTAAAAACCTTTAATACTTAAACTTACTTACCTTTTTTCCTATATTCTTTGAATCATTAAATAAGTTCCTATACCATTGTTTATATTCATTTATTTTTTTATCTTCTGATACATTATAAATGTTTATAAAATCTTCTTCCAAATTCAAAAACTCAAATAATTTAGAAAGCTTTTCAAATTGATTTAATATCATATCTTTTCCAAAGTAATTAATTAATTTTAATAAAATTTCTTTTTCTACATCTTCTTTTTCTACATCATCTTTAAACATTTTTAATTCATCTAAAGCGTCTTTTATTTCAAATTGTATACTTTTTGAGTTTCCAGACAATAATTCATCAAATAATTCTATAAAATCTTCTTCTTCATCAAAGTTTTCATCAAATATTTCCTTCATTTTATCTTCAATTTCATCCATATCTTCTATAATAAAATCTAACTCTACCTCTGGAGAAATGAAATCTTCCTCTCTTGTTTCACGAGTCTTTAAAAATTTTAAATAATTTATATACTCTTTTAATTCATCACTAGCATTATCTATTTCCAATATTCTTTTCAAATTAACATCATAAATATTAAATATCTCATCTTTTTTATTAATTAAATAGTTATATGAAACTTCTTTTGCATTAGAAGCTTCACCATATTCTTTTGTTAATTTATCTATTATTTCTGGTAAAATAGAACTTCTAAATGAATTAAGTTCTTTTAATAAAGATTTATAAAAATCTAAAAGTTGTTTTTTAGTAAATTTTACAAATAAATCAAAGTAATTCTGATAATCATAAGAAGAAAATAATAAATGATGCTCAATATATCTTCCATCTTTTTTTAAATATAAAAAAGTAATATCTGTACTTTCATTCAAAGAATAAATCAAAGATTCCATATCTATTATATTTTGAGTTTGATGATCTAATTCTGTAGAAAGTACTGAAACCATATTTTTTTTGTCTGATTCAAGAAATGAATTTATTCTAGTTAAAGTTAAGATAAATGGAATGTATTCCATATTTATCTTTAATTTATCGAATTCTGTATTTTTTTCAAGATTAAATTCATTATCATACCATACATAATCTCCAGTTTTTAAGCTTACTTCAAAACTATATTTTTCTAATATATCAGAATCTGAGCTTTTATTTTGATTAAATAGTATTTTTTTTATAAAATTCGGTTTAATTTCAAAGTAATCTCCGTTTTTTTTCTTGTAAACGGCCAACACTTACACCTCACTTATCATATCCATAAAGATTTAATATTTTTCCAAGTATTAAAAATGTTACTATTGAAATTATAGCACCATAAATTGGAAAATTCCAAGAAAACAGAGATATTAAACCATATGTTATAGAAATTAAATATAAAACAAAGACTGTTAACGGTACAGAAGAATTAAATCTTCTATTTAACTTATCATATATATGTTCTCTATCTCCAGAAAATGGTGATTTTTTATTTAAAATTCTTCTTAATATCGCAAAAGAGAAATCAGTTGCAAAAACTCCTCCTATTATTAAAGATATAAAATATCCTCCATTTCCATGTTTTTGAGTTAAACTCGTTATTGAATAAAACAATGTAAATCCAAGTAAATAAGACCCTGCATCACCTAAAAATATCTTAGCAGGATATTTATTATAAATTAAAAAACCTATTAATGCAAAAACTATATAATATAAACTATTATCTCCAAGTATAGCAAAAAAGGTTAAAGCTATTGCGGTTATTCCAGAACAAACTCCATCCATACCATCTATCATATTTACTGAATTTATTATTGCAACTCCAGTAATCATTAATAGAAAAAAATACACAATATGAATATAACCATAAATCATATATATAGTAATTCCCATTAAAATAAATTCCAAAATTAATCTTACTTTAGAATTAACATTCTTTATATCATCCCAAAGCCCTAAAAAAGTTATTAATACAGCTGGAAGTATATAAGAAATATTAAAAATAAAAAACGGGATTATAGAAAATAAAACTGCAACTCCTCCCAAATAGGGTATTGATTTTTTATGCGTTTTTAAGTTTTCATCTGGATTATCAACTATATTAGCTTTCTTTGCTATGAGTATCATTAAAGGTGTTAAAATTATTGCAAATATCATAGATAAAGCATACATATTATTACCTCGCTATATTTTTTCTTATGACTGCCGTTGAATCTGGAATATACTTTTTTATTAAAGTTTGTAGCATATCCAAATCATCATTTTTTATTGACTTTAAAAGTTCTATTACTAATCCTTCAGTATCTTTTAATACAGTTGAATTTCTTGCTATATATATTCTCTTATTTTGTGTTTTTTCATAATCTTCTTCATTTAAAAATAATTCTTCATAAAGTTTTTCTCCCGGTTTTGTACCGGTATAAACTATTTCAATATCTTGATCGGGAACATATCCAGAAAGCCTTATTAACTCTCTTGCAAGATGATCTATTAAAACAGGTTCTTCCATATCCAATACAAAAACTTCTCCATTTTTTGCAAAGTTTCCGCTTTGAATAACAAGTGCAACCGCTTCTGGAATAGTCATAAAATATCTTTTCATTTTTGGGTGAGTTACAGTAACAGGTCCACCTTTTTTTATCTGTTCTTTAAATATTGGAACAACACTTCCACGACTTCCGAGTACATTTCCAAATCTTACAATACCAAAGTTTGTTTTTGAATTTTTTGCAACACTCTTTATTAAAATTTCTCCAAATCTTTTAGACGTTCCCATTATTGAAGTTGGATTTATGGCTTTATCAGTAGATATAAATATAAATTTCTTTACATCATATTTATCTGCAAGTTTAGCAAGTTCATATGTTCCAAGTGAATTTACTCTAAAAGCCTCTGTTGGATTTTCTTCCATAAGAAAAACATGTTTATGGGCTGCAGCATGAAAAACAACATCAAATTTAAATTTTTTAAAAACACTTTCCATTCTTTCTTTATTTGTTATATCACATATTATATCTTCTATTTTTAATTCAGGAAATCTTTCTACTAACTCTCTTTTTATTTTAAAAATACTATTTTCTCCACGACCCAAGATATATAATGTTTTTGGGTTTAAGGCGCAAACTTGTCTACATATTTCAGAACCAATACTTCCTCCAGCTCCAGTAATTAATATATTTTTTTTATTTATATATTCTTTTATTTGATTAAAATCAACATTTACTTCTTTTCTTCCCAATAAATCTGATATTTCTACATCTCTTAAAAATCCTAAAGAAAGCTTATTACTTAATATTTCATAAAAACTTGGAAGAGTTTTTACCAAAACTTTTTTATTATCTATTTTATTAAAAATTTGTTTTATTTCTTTTGAAGAAGCACTTGGAATCGAAATGATTATCTCATTTATTTCAAGTTCCTTTACGTATTTCATAATATTTGATGTATCATCATAAACTCTATAACCATGTATACTTCTTCCTATTTTATTTTTATCATCATCAAGAAATCCTCTAACAATACCAAATTCCGGATGCCTTTCAAATTCATTTAAAATCTCTGTTCCAGCTTCTCCAGCACCAATTATAAGTATGTTTTTTGAACTTATGTTTTTCTTTTTAAAGTATCCATTACTTTTAGCAAACCAAAAAATTCTACTCCATACAATTAAAAAAGTTCCTATTAGTGCTGTCATTGCTGAAATACTAAACGGTAAAAGGAAAAAATCAGTAACATACCTTCTTAAAAGTTCCACAAAAACAAAAGAAGATAAAAAACCTATAATACTACTATTAAAAACAACCATTAAATCAGTTAATTTTGCAAATCTCCAAATCGAATTATAAACCCCAAATAAATAATATACAAGTATCATTATAAAAGGTAAAATTAAAATAGAAGAAAAATATTTATCCATTTCATTCATATTAAATTGAAATCTCAATACTAATGATAATATATAAGAAATAAAAAATATTGAAATATCAACTAAAGATAGTATAATCTTACGCCTTGTAAGATATTTCATTTTCAATCTCCTCCAAAACTTCTTTTATTTTTAAAACAACATATTCTTGTTCTTGAATAGATATATTAGAATAAAAAGGAATGGCAACAGTCAACGAAGATATTAATTCTGTTATTGGATAATCACCATATTCATATCCATATAATTCCTTATAAAACGGTTGTAAATGAACTGGACTAAAGTAATTTTTGCTTTGAACGCCTTTTTCATTTAACTTCTTTAAAAATAATTTATGTATTTCTTTTATTTTATAAATTAGTTTTTTCCATTCTTCTTTATCTATTTTTTCTGACACTTTAAATTCTTTAACCCAATTAGGTATTTTTATAAACTTAGAAATCCAGTTTAAATCTAATCTTATAACATAAACAAACCAGCTCATTTTTGTTGTATATTTTTCTATTTTTGGCAAAATAATTCTACTTTCATCTTTAAATAAATTATGATAATTATCAGCTACTTTTTCACGAAGTAATAAAATTTCATTTATTTTTTTCATTTGAGCATATCCCATAGCAGCTGACATTTCATCTAAACGATAATTATAGCCAATCCTAACATGTTCAAGCCATTCCATTGAATCTCCACGACCTTGATTAGCCATTGAACGGCATAGTTTACTTATTTCTTCATTATTTGTTATTATTACGCCACCTTCACCTGTTGTTATTTGTTTGTTTGGGTAAAATGCAAAGGTTCCTGCAATTCCAAAAGTTCCCGTTTTTTTCCCTTTGTACTCAGAACCAAGAGCTTCACAAGAATCTTCTATTATATCAATATTATTTGGAAGAATTTTATAAACTTCATCCCAATCTATAGGTTGTCCAAAAATGTCAACTCCCATAAATGATTTTATCTCATTGTATGGGACTTTTGTTATCTTATTTCCATTTTTTATTAATTTTTTTAACTCTTCAATAGATATGTTATAAGTATATGGATCAATATCAACAAACACTGGATGTCCATTTTCATAAATTGCTACATTTGAAGAAGATATAAAGGTAAATGGCGTTACTATCATTCCATTATTTTTAGTAAAACCAGTTGCCTTAAGTATCAACTGTAATGCTGATGTACCACTGTTTACCCCTACACAATACTTTGATTTTGTAAATTCAATAAAGCTTTCTTCAAATTTTTTTAAGTACGGACCAAGTGCTAAATAGTTTGAATCTAAAACATTGTTTACATATTTTTTTTCATCGTTGGTTATATATGGTTTTGATAAAGGAACAAACACAGTGCGCCCCCTATATAAAAGTTTTTATTCTATCATAATCTTCTTTATTTATCTTTTCTTCATCAAATAATCTTTGTAATATTTTTTTTGCAGTTTCTTTTTTTAAAGCGGTTACTTCTGAAAAAATTTTACTATATTTTTCATCTTCATTTAATTTTTCTATTTCATTTGTTATTTTAATATATAAATTATCTATTAAAGTATTTATGTCTTCCTTTATTTCTTCTTTTGGAATTTGTACATACTTAGTATAATCTCCACTTGCAGTACCATTTGCAATATAACACATATCAGTTTCCCTTATAAGATTAAACAAAAGTAACCATTCATAAAAATTCAGTGTTATTATTCTAAAAATCATAGCTACATTTCCTTCGCGTAGTCTTATAAATCTACTTTTTATTATTTTATTATGTAGTTCTGATTCTTGCATATGCCATTGATCTTTTACTATTCCATTTATCATAAAAACATAAGAAATCCATGTAACTGTAAGTGAAATTATAAAAGTTATAGATTTCCATAAAGGATAAGTTTCTACTATTTTTGAGTATTCCGAAGGATTGATATCAATAAGTTGATTTGTCATATCTATACTCAAAAAAGCTATAACAAGTGCCGAAATAATGTATAAAATAAATGGTATATAACTCATTTTTATATTTTTAATTGGAAAATCCCAATTATTTGCATTATAAATTTCTTTCATTTTCTTTATATGTTCATTTCTATTTTTTATTAACGTATGATAAACAAAAAGTATTATTGCCATACCTATAAATTGTAAATAAGGTATATACCAAAATATTAATGCTATTAAAATAATGAACGGTTTTAACAAAATCATATTTTTTTCCTCACTTGTTTTCTAATTTTTCTGTAATTAAATTTATAAACCAACCTTTTTCAACTTGTATTTGTTCACCAGTTTTTAAATCCTTAAAAGAAACAATATTATTTTTTACTTCATCTTCGCCTATTATAACAGCAAATTTTGAATTTAATTTGTTTGCATGCTTCATTTGACCACCAAAATTTCTTTTTGAAATATTTAAAAATATTTTTAAATTTTTTTCACGTAAATCTTTAGCTATTTTTATTGCTTCTTTTTGGGTACCTTCTCCAGAATAAATTATATAAACATCTATTTCATCATTTTCAGGTATTTCTACTTTTTCTGCTTTCAATGCTAATACTAATCTTTCTAATCCAAAAGCCATTCCAACTGATGGTGTTTCTTTTCCACCAATTTCACTGACTAATCCATCATACCTTCCACCACCACCTATTGCAGATTGTGATCCAAGCATTGGGTGTTCTATTTCAAAAGCCGTTCTGTTATAATAATCTAATCCTCTAACTATCCTCGAATCTACTTCATAAGGAATTTTAAATTCGTCTAAATATTCTTTTAGTTTATCAAAATGCTCTTTACATCCTTCATCTAAATAATCTAATATTGAAGGAGCATTTTTTGACTTATCAAGATCTTTTTTACAATCTAAAAGTCTCATTATATTTGTATTAAAACGTTTATTACAATCTTCACATAATTGAGGAAGAAGAGGTTCATAAAATTCTTTTAAAGCATTTTTATATTCTGCTCTACAATTTTCACAACCTATACTATTTATTTTTATTTTAAAGTTTTTTAATCCAAGTTCTCTTAAAAAATCATAATTCATACTTATAATTTCAGCATCAGCCATTGGTGTGTTGGCACCAAAAATTTCAGCACCTATTTGATGAAACTGTCTATATCTTCCAGCTTGAGGTTTTTCATATCTAAACATTGGACCCATATAAAATATCTTCGTTGGAGATCCAAAAGAAGACATTGAATTTTCAACATAAGCTCTAACTATTGGTGCAGTTCCTTCTGGTCTTAATGTTATAGATCTTCCACCTTTATCTTCAAAAGTATACATTTCTTTTTGAACTACATCAGTTGTTTCACCAACTCCCCTTAAAATTAACTTTGTATTTTCAATTATAGGAGTTCTAACTTCATTAAAAGCATACTTTTTTAATACTTTTTTTGCTGTTTCTTCAATATAACTCCAATACTTCATTTCTTCTCCATATATATCTTGAGTTCCTTTTATTCTATTATATTTAGCCAACTTAAATTCCTCCTATTTTTAAAAAAACTATTTCTCTTCAAACTATTTTACCATAAATATATATAAACAAAAAGGAGCCTTTGGCTCCTTGATTGTTTTTTATCTCTTTTTTCCGCCTCTTTTTTTATCTCTAGATCTTCTAAACTCTGAAATTTTTCTATCGCTGTCCTTTAAGAACATAGAAAGTCTTTTTTCAAAGTTGTCATCTTTTACAGGCGCATCATTTTTTATATCTTTTAATGAAATTTCAAGTTTTCCATCTTTTGTTTTGCCTATAACCTTACCTTCAACAACTTTTCCAACTTCTAAAAAGTCAGTGATGTTCTTTACATAATTTTTTGAAACCTTAGATATATGTACAAAACCATCCTCGCCACTGTTTTCTACTTTGACAAATGCTCCGAATTTTTTAATATCAACTACTTTTACCTTAACAACAGTGCCCTGAACTATACCTTCACTCACTTATATAACCAGCCCTTTCAAAAAGAATTTCTCACATGAACCTTGCTAAGCCGTGATTTCGCCAATGGCGGCCCGGGTCCAGGCTACGGTATTCACCTCCGAAAAAATAATTATTATTAAGCATCTGAAAATTTCTTAAAGAAAATGCAAGGATCAGATGCTTTAAAAACTTTTTATTTTTTTTATTTAGTTTTCAAGGAACTTTTTATACTTGTTCTTGAATCTTTGTACTCTACCTTCAGTATCGAGTATTTGTGCTCCTGTTTCACCTTTATAGAAAGGATGACATTTTGAACACACATCAAGTCTCATGTTTTCAACTGTAGAATAAATTTTGTGTTCTGCACCACATGCGCATTTAACAGTTATTAACTTCATTTCAGGATGTATTCCTTTTTTCATAGCTTCAATCCACCTCTTGTATATTTAGTTTTATTTCCCTGCTATTATAGCATATTCGTTTTTATAGTGTCAAGGCTAAAAATATTAATTAATATTAAATTAACTTATCATTCACTATATTGAACTATATAACAAATAACTTTTACCAATTATATTGTATATTATATAAAAATATGTTAGAATTTAAAAAAATTAAAGTTTTGAAAGGAAGTATATATGACTATAAAAACTTACATAGAAATAAATAATAAAATGAAAGAAATTTTTTTTGATGTAAACTCACAAGAATACAAAGAACTATTGGATAAAAACTTAGTTAAAAAAAACGAATTAAATTTAAAGCTATTTACTAAAGATAAAAAGGTTCAAGATGTTTGGCGATACAATTATATTCCAGAAAAAGGCGTTATTAATAACAAAACCTCAGACTTTAATTCTAAATTTAATGATAAAAAAATTCCACTTGACATTAAAAACTCAATAATTTTATTATTAGAATCACCTCATAAAGATGAATATCAAAAAAACAACTTTATTCCAATAGCTCCAGCACAAGGTGCAACTGGTAGAGCAATAGAAAAGTTTAAAGATAGGAACAGCTCAAAAACCTTAAAATATCTAACAATTGAAGACTTACTAAAAAAAACAAACATTATAGAAAAATCACCAATACTTTTAGTTAATCCCGTTCAATATCAAGCATCTTTAGGAAGTTTTACTAAAAAATTAAATAAAAACTTAAGAAATAATTTATGGAAATCATTATTTAATGAATTAAAAAATGATTTTATCTCAAGAATAACTATCTACAAACCTTTATTAATAATAAACGGCTGTACAAATGATTTAAAAGATGAAGTTAATAATTGTATAAATACAAACAAAATAATAAATGTTCCACACCCTTACAATTGGTCCTTTGGTGGAATACGTAATCCAATTTACTTAAAATAATCATAAAGTTTCAATTATACTTAAAATATTTTTATTTGTATAAAATAATAAAGAATCGACTTATGTCGATTCTTTATTTATGGGGGAGATTATATCTTTTTAAAAAAAGATTTTGTATTCGTATGCAAAAATAGTTTCTTTATTTAATCTTTCTTCATTTACTAAGTTTACTTTTGTTCCAAATAATGTGTTTTTAATTTTTTTAATCATTGACATCGCCTCCGTTTAAGTTGTTTTATTTTTATTTTCATTTATAGTATAATCCGTGGTCTTTACTGCATGTCAATACTAAAAAAACTAATTTTTTGGTAAATTGTTTGTAAATAGTGGAGTGCTATGTCTATTTTTATTTTAAAGAAATAAAAGAAATATTATTGCATACTTCGAAAACATTATTTAATAATAAAGAGATGAACTTAATGTTCATCTCTCTTAATTAATTTTCATTTAATTTTTTTAACTCTAATTTTACCAGTTCAATAGTTTCTTTTCCTTGTGCAATCCAATCTGGATGAAAATCCATTGTTAAAACTTTTTCAAATTCTTTTTTTGCTAAATCTTTTTTATTTATTTTTTCATATAAAATACCAAGTTCGTAATGAATATTTGAATATTTTGGATTTAATTCCAATGCTTTTTTTAAATATTCTTCAGATTTATTCATATTATTTAATGGCCAAGGAACATCTCTATATCTCATACCAAGAGCTATATATGTATAACTATAATTTGGATTCAATTCCAATGCTTTCTTTAAATATTTATCAAAATCACCAAGCATAAATAAACTCTCTATTATTCCTTTAAATTGAGCCAACCTTCCAATTGCAGTTCCCGTTACATAATTCGCATAATAACTCTTCGGATTTAGCTTAACTGCTTTTTTCCCATATTCTATTGCTTTTTCATATGTTTTAATTCTTTCAGATTCATCTTTTATACCCCAATTTGCTAATTCAGTTAAAGATTGACAGAGTATTGAAAGATTTTCAGAAGTTTTAGTAGCAGTATTTAGAATTCTTATTAAAGAATTCATTTCTTCAACACTTCTAATACTGTTTGCATGTAAAAATAGTTTTTGATAATCTTGTGTAAAATTTAAACTCACTAAAATAATAAAAAATAAACTTATAAAAATTTTTTTCATAAATCCACCCCCTTAAAAATATTTTATCATAATTTACACTCTTTTTACGATTTTACTGTATAATACTATTGTACTATCAGTAAAAAAATACAAAAGGATGTGAAATTATGTCTATACTTATAACAGGTGGAGCTGGTTACATTGGAAGTCATACATGTGTTGAATTTTTAAATGCTGGTTATGATATTGTAGTTGTAGATAATCTTTCTAACAGTAAAAAAGAATCTTTAAACAGAGTTGAACAAATTACAGGAAAAACTTTAAAGTTTTATCATACCGATATTTTAAATAAAACCGAATTAGAAAAAGTATTTGAAGAAAATAATATAGAAGCAGTCATACATTTTGCAGGTTTAAAAGCAGTTGGAGAATCAGTTGCTATACCTTTAAAGTACTATCATAATAATATAACTGGAACACTTATCTTAAATGAAGTAATGCAAAAATATAATGTAAAAAAAATGGTTTTTAGTTCTTCTGCAACTGTTTATGGTGATCCTGAATCAGTACCTATTTCTGAAGATTTCCCTTTACATGCAACAAACCCTTATGGAAGAACAAAGTTAATGATCGAAGAAATATTAAGAGACTTATATATTTCAGATAATGATTGGAGTATCGCACTTTTAAGATATTTTAATCCAATAGGAGCGCATGAAAGTGGAAGGATAGGAGAAGATCCAAATGGAATACCTAATAATTTAATGCCTTATATAACTCAAGTTGCTGTTGGTAAAAGAGAAAAGTTGAGTGTATTTGGAAATGACTACAACACTCATGATGGAACTGGTGTAAGAGATTATATACACGTTGTTGATTTAGCAAAAGGACATTTAAAAGCTCTTGAAAAAATAATGAAAACAAAAGGAATAGATGCTTACAATTTAGGAACTGGAACTGGATACAGTGTTTTAGATGTTGTTAAAAGTTTTGAAAAAGCAAATAATATAAAAATACCTTATATAATAACAAAAAGACGCCCTGGAGATATAGATAAATGTTATGCTAATCCAGAAAAAGCATTAAAAGAACTTGGATGGAAAGCAGAAAAAAATCTCGAAGATATGTGTAGAGATTCTTGGAATTGGCAGAAAAACAATCCAAAAGGATATTAAAAAAAGCATCTTACGATGCTTTTTTTAATTATAATGGTAAAACTTTTTTATTGTATACTTCATTTAATGTTTGTGCCATAGCTCCATAAATTGCAGAAAATCCACAGAAAATACCTTCATATCCAGCAATCGTCTTTATAACTGATATTCCTGTAAAATCTCCAGCAGCTAATAAGAAAAATAAGATTGTTAAAGAACCAAAGATAACTTGATTAGTTTTATTTTGTTTTAGTGTTCCAATAAACATATATAAAGTAAAAATTCCCCATAACAATAAGTACCAAGCTACTGATTTTGCGTCAGCTAAAGGACCCATATTTATACCATTCAAAGTCCATATTCCAACTAAAGAAAGCCAAAATAATCCGTAAGATGTAAAGGCCAATGCTCCAAATGTATTTTCATTT contains:
- a CDS encoding nucleoside-diphosphate sugar epimerase/dehydratase → MKYLTRRKIILSLVDISIFFISYILSLVLRFQFNMNEMDKYFSSILILPFIMILVYYLFGVYNSIWRFAKLTDLMVVFNSSIIGFLSSFVFVELLRRYVTDFFLLPFSISAMTALIGTFLIVWSRIFWFAKSNGYFKKKNISSKNILIIGAGEAGTEILNEFERHPEFGIVRGFLDDDKNKIGRSIHGYRVYDDTSNIMKYVKELEINEIIISIPSASSKEIKQIFNKIDNKKVLVKTLPSFYEILSNKLSLGFLRDVEISDLLGRKEVNVDFNQIKEYINKKNILITGAGGSIGSEICRQVCALNPKTLYILGRGENSIFKIKRELVERFPELKIEDIICDITNKERMESVFKKFKFDVVFHAAAHKHVFLMEENPTEAFRVNSLGTYELAKLADKYDVKKFIFISTDKAINPTSIMGTSKRFGEILIKSVAKNSKTNFGIVRFGNVLGSRGSVVPIFKEQIKKGGPVTVTHPKMKRYFMTIPEAVALVIQSGNFAKNGEVFVLDMEEPVLIDHLARELIRLSGYVPDQDIEIVYTGTKPGEKLYEELFLNEEDYEKTQNKRIYIARNSTVLKDTEGLVIELLKSIKNDDLDMLQTLIKKYIPDSTAVIRKNIAR
- a CDS encoding tetratricopeptide repeat protein, encoding MKKIFISLFFIILVSLNFTQDYQKLFLHANSIRSVEEMNSLIRILNTATKTSENLSILCQSLTELANWGIKDESERIKTYEKAIEYGKKAVKLNPKSYYANYVTGTAIGRLAQFKGIIESLFMLGDFDKYLKKALELNPNYSYTYIALGMRYRDVPWPLNNMNKSEEYLKKALELNPKYSNIHYELGILYEKINKKDLAKKEFEKVLTMDFHPDWIAQGKETIELVKLELKKLNEN
- a CDS encoding glycosyltransferase family 4 protein, giving the protein MYALSMIFAIILTPLMILIAKKANIVDNPDENLKTHKKSIPYLGGVAVLFSIIPFFIFNISYILPAVLITFLGLWDDIKNVNSKVRLILEFILMGITIYMIYGYIHIVYFFLLMITGVAIINSVNMIDGMDGVCSGITAIALTFFAILGDNSLYYIVFALIGFLIYNKYPAKIFLGDAGSYLLGFTLFYSITSLTQKHGNGGYFISLIIGGVFATDFSFAILRRILNKKSPFSGDREHIYDKLNRRFNSSVPLTVFVLYLISITYGLISLFSWNFPIYGAIISIVTFLILGKILNLYGYDK
- a CDS encoding DegT/DnrJ/EryC1/StrS family aminotransferase, which encodes MFVPLSKPYITNDEKKYVNNVLDSNYLALGPYLKKFEESFIEFTKSKYCVGVNSGTSALQLILKATGFTKNNGMIVTPFTFISSSNVAIYENGHPVFVDIDPYTYNISIEELKKLIKNGNKITKVPYNEIKSFMGVDIFGQPIDWDEVYKILPNNIDIIEDSCEALGSEYKGKKTGTFGIAGTFAFYPNKQITTGEGGVIITNNEEISKLCRSMANQGRGDSMEWLEHVRIGYNYRLDEMSAAMGYAQMKKINEILLLREKVADNYHNLFKDESRIILPKIEKYTTKMSWFVYVIRLDLNWISKFIKIPNWVKEFKVSEKIDKEEWKKLIYKIKEIHKLFLKKLNEKGVQSKNYFSPVHLQPFYKELYGYEYGDYPITELISSLTVAIPFYSNISIQEQEYVVLKIKEVLEEIENEISYKA
- the hisS gene encoding histidine--tRNA ligase, which encodes MAKYNRIKGTQDIYGEEMKYWSYIEETAKKVLKKYAFNEVRTPIIENTKLILRGVGETTDVVQKEMYTFEDKGGRSITLRPEGTAPIVRAYVENSMSSFGSPTKIFYMGPMFRYEKPQAGRYRQFHQIGAEIFGANTPMADAEIISMNYDFLRELGLKNFKIKINSIGCENCRAEYKNALKEFYEPLLPQLCEDCNKRFNTNIMRLLDCKKDLDKSKNAPSILDYLDEGCKEHFDKLKEYLDEFKIPYEVDSRIVRGLDYYNRTAFEIEHPMLGSQSAIGGGGRYDGLVSEIGGKETPSVGMAFGLERLVLALKAEKVEIPENDEIDVYIIYSGEGTQKEAIKIAKDLREKNLKIFLNISKRNFGGQMKHANKLNSKFAVIIGEDEVKNNIVSFKDLKTGEQIQVEKGWFINLITEKLENK
- the fliS gene encoding flagellar export chaperone FliS; translation: MYNQNNNTYFENTVRTATPAKLVEMLYSNAVERLEKSKTMIKEKNFTEANKQIIRVEDIINELNVSLDMEVGGEVSKNLRSLYNYMYRRLLEANVKKDIEIIEEVQGLIKDLLDTWKEAMKKSVNTLKEMSANTNKSKFDIQT
- the rpmE gene encoding 50S ribosomal protein L31, yielding MKKGIHPEMKLITVKCACGAEHKIYSTVENMRLDVCSKCHPFYKGETGAQILDTEGRVQRFKNKYKKFLEN
- a CDS encoding S1 RNA-binding domain-containing protein, yielding MSEGIVQGTVVKVKVVDIKKFGAFVKVENSGEDGFVHISKVSKNYVKNITDFLEVGKVVEGKVIGKTKDGKLEISLKDIKNDAPVKDDNFEKRLSMFLKDSDRKISEFRRSRDKKRGGKKR